A stretch of Leptolyngbyaceae cyanobacterium DNA encodes these proteins:
- a CDS encoding S-layer homology domain-containing protein produces the protein MNQSFLALVSRLVLATATLAIYSTAVKAASSVSTSTPQENPQLLAQQRQQQRQPQRQQPVQPQRQQQRQPQRQQQRQPQRQQQRQPQRSQPIQPQRQQQRQPQRNPRETQQNQTLVPQAVANAVLENLSQQTGIRVANLRVLEAQQQTWSDGCLGIGSPGITCAQTLVPGWRVVIGNNQQRWVYRTNLSGSVVKLDPTPSQPVATRPTPPAATPPSPPPAPSRLPQPPARRSSTGSNASTPAANRGFPDLALSQSPPTNNQPDGPPLIEEPQIVVYPNTARREEPQAVTPPPAPQRQEPQAVTPPPAPQRQEPQVVTPPPAPRREEPQAVTPPPAPRREAPEVITPPPAPQRQEPQVVTPPPAPRRQEPEIVTPPPAPRQAEPQVVTTPITPRPQPQLNRLPNRNAEEGVFTLAIRQPNANLTNVIARISLKAKIDNGYGKEQLIGDYRYRVDQRARFTGGMKAGDRIVVRLFDPDENSLIGFSEFELLPDNAAVNLILSNRPSLHRMVRTIYGIDADVDGKVDTGRNSYDYYTQVVGTQAGQQRVLFLQGMAESGLTWFEVAGLPVPPRMSVYPRSYNLGGTNEVMVVNAFGGDLTQAIATAPSRNSRITTIANNSTYRVSASPNTTAAPAAAPTAPPTPAPNTTAFRGATTLPPQPATPAVEVSFADVPQNHWAKSYIAQLVTRKILEGFPDGLYQPNAPVTRAELASILRKAFNRNKIRNVIAFQDVPTNHWAYPAIREAYEMGFLDTNTNRVFNPNQQVSRLDVLVALGRGLRYPTNGSTNTILRVYRDASAIPNSDRDLIAALTERDMVVSYPNVRYLYPARTATRAEVAALIYRALVSTGQAEDIVSPYVVVVASPTSYLNIQEQPRPQQTPATRPRSSSARANSRR, from the coding sequence ATGAATCAGAGTTTCTTAGCTTTAGTTAGCAGGCTTGTACTGGCAACCGCCACCTTAGCAATTTACTCAACTGCTGTCAAAGCAGCTTCCTCTGTGAGTACTTCTACCCCACAAGAAAATCCACAACTCTTAGCACAACAACGCCAACAGCAGAGGCAGCCACAACGCCAGCAACCAGTTCAACCACAACGCCAGCAGCAGAGGCAACCACAACGCCAGCAGCAGAGGCAACCACAACGCCAGCAGCAGAGGCAGCCGCAACGATCGCAACCAATTCAACCACAACGCCAGCAGCAGAGGCAACCACAACGTAATCCCAGAGAAACTCAACAAAATCAAACCCTAGTTCCCCAAGCAGTTGCTAATGCAGTTTTAGAGAATTTATCTCAGCAAACGGGAATTCGAGTCGCCAACTTGCGGGTACTGGAAGCTCAACAGCAAACTTGGTCTGACGGCTGTTTGGGTATCGGTAGCCCTGGTATTACTTGCGCTCAAACATTGGTTCCCGGTTGGCGAGTAGTAATCGGAAATAACCAACAGCGTTGGGTTTATCGCACTAATCTATCTGGTTCGGTGGTTAAACTAGACCCGACACCGAGCCAACCCGTAGCTACTCGTCCGACTCCACCAGCAGCAACGCCGCCTTCTCCCCCACCCGCACCCTCTCGTTTACCGCAACCACCAGCTAGAAGAAGCTCAACCGGAAGTAATGCAAGTACTCCAGCAGCTAATAGAGGATTCCCCGATTTAGCACTTTCCCAAAGCCCGCCAACTAACAACCAACCAGATGGGCCACCTCTAATTGAAGAACCCCAGATTGTCGTCTATCCCAATACTGCACGGCGAGAAGAACCCCAAGCCGTGACGCCGCCACCAGCACCACAGCGTCAAGAACCCCAAGCCGTGACGCCGCCACCAGCACCACAGCGTCAAGAACCTCAAGTTGTGACGCCCCCGCCAGCGCCACGACGAGAAGAACCCCAAGCCGTGACGCCCCCGCCAGCGCCACGACGAGAAGCGCCTGAAGTTATTACGCCGCCGCCAGCGCCACAGCGTCAAGAACCTCAAGTTGTGACGCCGCCGCCAGCACCACGGCGTCAAGAACCCGAAATTGTGACACCTCCGCCAGCGCCACGACAAGCGGAACCCCAAGTTGTCACCACACCAATTACCCCACGCCCTCAACCCCAATTGAATAGATTGCCAAATCGCAATGCAGAAGAAGGGGTATTTACCCTAGCGATTCGGCAACCAAATGCTAATCTTACTAATGTAATTGCCCGTATTTCTTTAAAAGCCAAAATCGACAATGGTTATGGCAAAGAACAGTTGATCGGAGATTATCGATATAGAGTAGATCAACGGGCTAGATTTACTGGTGGAATGAAAGCAGGCGATCGCATTGTGGTACGCTTATTCGATCCCGATGAGAATAGCTTGATCGGTTTTAGCGAATTTGAACTTCTTCCCGACAACGCAGCAGTTAACTTAATTTTGTCTAACCGACCATCTTTACACCGCATGGTGCGGACTATTTACGGAATCGATGCCGATGTTGATGGTAAAGTCGATACGGGTAGAAATAGCTACGACTATTACACTCAAGTAGTTGGTACCCAAGCAGGTCAACAAAGAGTTCTTTTCCTGCAAGGAATGGCTGAAAGCGGTCTAACTTGGTTTGAAGTCGCGGGATTACCAGTTCCCCCCCGAATGAGCGTTTATCCTCGTTCTTACAATTTGGGAGGAACTAATGAAGTGATGGTGGTGAACGCTTTTGGCGGGGATTTAACTCAGGCGATCGCCACTGCCCCCAGTAGAAATAGTAGAATTACGACGATCGCCAATAACTCCACATACCGAGTAAGTGCATCGCCAAACACTACTGCTGCCCCTGCTGCTGCCCCTACTGCTCCCCCTACACCTGCACCAAACACCACAGCTTTTCGCGGTGCAACAACTCTACCACCCCAACCTGCAACCCCAGCAGTCGAAGTTAGTTTTGCCGATGTACCGCAAAACCATTGGGCAAAAAGTTACATTGCTCAATTAGTAACTAGAAAAATTTTAGAAGGTTTTCCCGATGGTCTTTATCAACCAAACGCCCCAGTAACGAGAGCGGAATTAGCCTCAATTTTGCGAAAAGCTTTTAACCGAAATAAAATACGAAACGTTATCGCGTTTCAGGATGTACCGACTAACCATTGGGCTTATCCCGCTATCCGAGAAGCTTATGAAATGGGTTTTTTAGATACTAATACCAATCGAGTATTTAACCCAAACCAACAAGTTTCCCGTTTAGATGTGTTGGTTGCATTGGGACGGGGTTTAAGATATCCGACCAACGGTTCTACCAACACCATTTTACGAGTATACCGGGATGCTTCCGCAATTCCCAATAGCGATCGCGATCTGATTGCTGCCCTCACAGAACGAGATATGGTAGTAAGTTATCCCAACGTGCGATATCTTTATCCCGCCAGAACCGCCACCAGAGCAGAAGTAGCTGCCTTAATTTACCGCGCTTTAGTCAGCACCGGACAAGCCGAAGATATCGTTTCACCCTACGTAGTAGTAGTCGCATCGCCTACCAGTTATTTAAACATCCAAGAACAACCCCGCCCTCAACAAACACCAGCCACTCGTCCTCGTTCTTCCTCCGCCAGAGCAAACTCAAGACGCTAG